A genome region from Deinococcus sp. KNUC1210 includes the following:
- a CDS encoding carbohydrate kinase → MTHALPDSLPLIVSAGEALTDLVTTGANTWAAHPGGAGWNVARAVAALGTASAFAGAVGQDNFGDDLWAASQAAGLDLRFMQRAPQPTLLAVVYSANPPAYRFLGENSADLRFDASQLPEGWLGAARWLHLGGISLARQPLAGNLLDLMRAAQAAGVKISFDPNARIVHSDPAYRPVFETVLKNSDLIKLSDEDLRFFFPGQDEDSALRTLRGLNSQSPIVITRGGDGATLYHAAGSASLPAPRVQVADTVGAGDALCAGLLVSATEQPEALWTQHLAFALRVASAACSRPGAYSPTRQDVQALFS, encoded by the coding sequence ATGACGCATGCCTTGCCCGACTCCCTCCCCCTTATCGTGAGTGCCGGAGAAGCGCTCACCGACCTCGTGACCACCGGAGCCAACACCTGGGCGGCCCATCCGGGCGGAGCGGGCTGGAATGTGGCGCGGGCGGTGGCAGCCCTCGGAACGGCGAGCGCGTTTGCCGGAGCGGTCGGGCAGGACAATTTCGGAGACGATCTGTGGGCGGCTTCGCAGGCGGCGGGCCTCGATCTGCGCTTCATGCAGCGTGCCCCGCAGCCGACGCTGCTGGCGGTGGTGTACAGCGCCAACCCGCCCGCCTACCGCTTCCTGGGCGAGAATAGCGCCGACCTGCGGTTCGATGCCTCGCAGCTTCCGGAGGGGTGGCTGGGTGCGGCCCGCTGGCTGCATCTGGGCGGCATCAGTCTGGCGCGGCAACCGCTGGCAGGCAACCTGCTCGACCTGATGCGTGCAGCACAGGCGGCAGGCGTCAAGATCAGCTTCGATCCCAATGCCCGCATCGTCCACAGCGATCCGGCGTATCGTCCGGTCTTCGAGACGGTGCTGAAAAACAGCGACCTGATCAAGCTGTCCGACGAAGACCTGCGCTTCTTCTTTCCCGGTCAGGACGAAGACAGCGCCCTGCGAACGCTGCGCGGCCTGAACTCGCAGTCGCCCATCGTCATCACGCGGGGCGGCGACGGGGCCACGCTGTACCACGCCGCCGGAAGTGCCAGCCTGCCCGCCCCCAGGGTGCAGGTGGCCGATACGGTGGGAGCGGGCGACGCGCTGTGCGCCGGGCTGCTGGTCAGTGCCACCGAACAGCCGGAGGCCCTGTGGACACAACATCTGGCCTTTGCGCTGCGGGTGGCGTCGGCGGCGTGTTCGCGCCCCGGTGCGTATTCGCCCACCCGTCAGGATGTGCAGGCGCTCTTTTCCTGA
- a CDS encoding cytochrome c, with product MMKSAAVLMLLLAGTSFAATNVKHGMTIYTTNCAGCHGAKAQGGVGPSLHEAAGWKFALFQRAMLKDVDDKGVPLKAPMPNWGKVGFAGDHGKAPTKAEITDLQAYLKTLK from the coding sequence ATGATGAAATCTGCTGCGGTGCTGATGCTTCTACTCGCTGGAACTTCGTTCGCTGCTACCAACGTCAAGCACGGCATGACGATCTACACCACCAACTGCGCCGGGTGCCACGGAGCCAAGGCACAGGGCGGTGTGGGGCCGAGCCTGCACGAGGCGGCGGGCTGGAAGTTCGCACTGTTCCAGCGGGCCATGCTCAAGGATGTCGATGACAAGGGCGTGCCGCTCAAGGCTCCGATGCCCAACTGGGGCAAGGTCGGCTTCGCGGGCGACCACGGCAAAGCGCCCACCAAGGCCGAGATCACCGATCTGCAGGCATACCTCAAGACTCTGAAGTAA
- a CDS encoding endo alpha-1,4 polygalactosaminidase produces MNRQMNTTGPDRLHSRNSLRQEDPHQARQDHLLAVQQAATSLQAEEDGRMAPRRPLAVYYGPGALPTLAKFARVVVQPGHFTPEKVRWLQRRNVQVLAYLSLGEDPGEDAPWHSGERNPDWNTALVDAAHPAWQAHIYNQVAGAPEYDGYFLDTLDSASRNLRQTRAMLRLVRSVRHWAGVDSYLLANRGFSLLHRLRRVVNGVLIEPLSTTWAGSGQSGSYRIHTPQELHYTEVLVNQARRHRLDIYALDYADTPALRRFAIERAADLGVSTFVTNRELSLPGGYTRVRPRELTGAWRKK; encoded by the coding sequence ATGAATCGCCAGATGAACACCACCGGGCCTGATCGCCTGCACAGCCGCAACAGCCTGCGCCAGGAAGACCCACATCAGGCACGTCAAGATCATCTTCTGGCTGTGCAGCAGGCTGCCACCTCGCTTCAGGCCGAGGAAGACGGACGCATGGCCCCGCGCCGCCCCCTGGCTGTCTACTACGGCCCCGGCGCACTGCCCACGCTGGCGAAATTTGCCAGGGTCGTGGTGCAGCCGGGCCACTTCACACCGGAGAAGGTGCGCTGGTTGCAGCGCCGCAACGTGCAGGTGCTCGCCTATCTGAGTCTGGGCGAGGACCCCGGCGAGGATGCACCCTGGCACAGCGGCGAGCGCAACCCCGACTGGAACACCGCGCTGGTGGATGCCGCACATCCGGCGTGGCAGGCGCACATCTACAACCAGGTGGCGGGCGCACCCGAATACGACGGCTACTTTCTGGACACGCTCGACAGCGCCTCGCGCAATCTGCGCCAGACCCGCGCCATGTTGCGGCTGGTCCGGTCGGTACGCCACTGGGCCGGCGTGGACAGTTATCTGCTCGCCAACCGGGGCTTTTCACTGCTGCACCGGCTTCGGCGCGTCGTGAACGGTGTACTGATCGAACCGCTCTCGACCACCTGGGCAGGCAGCGGACAGAGCGGCAGCTACCGCATCCATACGCCCCAGGAACTGCATTACACCGAGGTGCTGGTCAATCAGGCGCGGCGGCACCGACTGGACATCTACGCGCTCGACTACGCCGATACTCCGGCGCTGCGCCGCTTTGCCATCGAGCGGGCCGCCGACCTGGGCGTGTCCACCTTCGTGACCAACCGCGAACTGTCGCTGCCGGGCGGCTATACCCGCGTGCGCCCCCGCGAGCTGACCGGGGCATGGCGAAAGAAGTGA
- a CDS encoding NAD(P)-dependent oxidoreductase has translation MKRLLLLGGHGFIGSQVRARLALHPEFVVSVAPPSSTLDLTTASDAAWDALIVDSRPDVIVNCAGRTTGNAEQLLEANALLPARLLQALTRLGHMPWLVHLGSGAEYGSSKHGTALSERAHPHPLSTYGISKLAGTQLLDLAFAGGQAQGTVLRVFNPLGAGQSEATLPGRAAAGLRAARLERRNQLTFGPLGSVRDYLDVRDVARAVVLVAGLNSAPTLLNVGSGRPTRSRDLVEALADIAGYRGVLAETAPGSSRSEAVPWQQANIRRLRALGWEPCYSQADALRELWRGSAPAHLRPLEGSLTSSTLISSAVSVAATSSTVHPVVSPRTPNKRTALKEQPAS, from the coding sequence ATGAAACGCCTCCTGTTGCTCGGTGGTCACGGTTTTATCGGCAGCCAGGTGCGTGCCCGGCTGGCCCTGCATCCAGAATTCGTGGTCAGTGTGGCTCCGCCCAGCAGCACACTCGACCTGACCACCGCCTCCGACGCCGCCTGGGACGCCCTGATCGTGGACAGTCGGCCCGACGTGATCGTGAACTGTGCCGGACGCACCACCGGCAACGCCGAGCAACTGCTGGAGGCCAACGCCCTGCTTCCGGCCCGGCTGCTTCAGGCCCTGACACGGCTGGGGCACATGCCCTGGCTGGTGCACCTGGGGTCGGGAGCCGAATACGGCAGCAGCAAACACGGCACCGCCCTTTCCGAACGCGCCCACCCGCACCCGCTCAGCACCTACGGCATCAGCAAACTGGCAGGCACCCAGCTGCTCGATCTGGCGTTTGCCGGAGGGCAGGCACAGGGCACGGTGCTGCGCGTCTTCAATCCGCTGGGAGCCGGGCAGAGCGAGGCCACGCTGCCGGGCCGGGCCGCCGCCGGACTCCGTGCCGCACGGCTGGAACGCAGAAATCAGCTGACCTTCGGACCGCTGGGCAGCGTGCGCGATTATCTGGACGTGCGCGACGTGGCGCGAGCGGTGGTGCTCGTGGCGGGCCTGAACAGCGCCCCTACGCTGCTGAATGTCGGCTCGGGCCGCCCGACGCGCTCGCGTGATCTGGTGGAAGCGCTGGCCGACATCGCCGGATACCGGGGCGTGCTGGCCGAAACCGCGCCGGGTTCCTCGCGTTCGGAGGCGGTGCCGTGGCAGCAAGCGAATATCCGCCGCCTGCGGGCACTGGGCTGGGAACCCTGCTACAGCCAGGCCGACGCGCTGCGCGAGCTGTGGCGCGGCAGCGCACCCGCCCACCTGCGCCCGCTGGAAGGCTCTCTGACGTCCAGCACGCTGATCTCTTCGGCAGTCTCTGTGGCTGCCACGTCCAGCACCGTCCATCCCGTCGTCTCACCACGCACCCCGAACAAGCGCACCGCCCTAAAGGAGCAGCCCGCCTCATGA
- a CDS encoding sugar phosphate nucleotidyltransferase — protein MHAVILAGGKGTRLRPYTTCVPKPLVPIGDRFSILEIVLHQLSHHGFRSVTLAIGHMGPLIRAFVGDGSRWGLSVNYLEETTPLGTIGPLLGELNSLPQHFLVMNGDVLTDLNYADLLHTHIASHAPVTVATYSREVRSEFGVLDIQDGEIMSFREKPVFDFSVSMGIYGFSQDTLRPYPAGQPFGFDNLILDLLSRNLHPASYAFSGYWLDIGRPEDYDRANAEFGTLQPILMPQFGTAPFLQETFAGADVRLGGSPN, from the coding sequence ATGCATGCAGTGATTCTCGCCGGAGGAAAAGGCACCCGTCTGCGCCCCTACACCACCTGTGTGCCCAAACCGCTCGTGCCCATCGGTGACCGCTTCTCGATTCTGGAGATCGTGCTGCACCAGCTGTCTCATCACGGCTTTCGCAGCGTCACGCTCGCCATCGGGCACATGGGGCCGCTGATCCGGGCCTTCGTGGGCGACGGCAGCCGCTGGGGCCTGAGCGTGAACTATCTGGAAGAAACCACGCCGCTGGGCACCATCGGGCCGCTGCTGGGCGAACTGAACAGCCTGCCGCAACACTTCCTGGTGATGAACGGCGACGTACTGACCGACCTGAACTACGCCGACCTGCTCCACACGCACATCGCGTCCCACGCGCCGGTCACGGTGGCGACGTACTCGCGTGAGGTTCGCAGCGAGTTCGGGGTGCTCGATATTCAGGACGGCGAGATCATGAGCTTCCGCGAGAAACCGGTATTCGATTTCTCGGTCAGCATGGGCATCTACGGCTTTTCGCAGGACACGCTGCGCCCCTACCCGGCGGGCCAGCCCTTCGGCTTCGACAATCTGATTCTCGATCTGCTGAGCCGGAATCTGCACCCCGCCAGCTACGCGTTTTCCGGGTACTGGCTCGACATCGGTCGCCCCGAGGACTACGACCGCGCCAACGCGGAATTTGGAACGCTGCAACCGATTCTGATGCCGCAGTTCGGCACCGCTCCCTTTCTTCAGGAGACCTTTGCCGGGGCCGACGTGCGCCTGGGCGGGTCGCCCAACTGA
- a CDS encoding GDP-mannose 4,6-dehydratase, whose amino-acid sequence MSRLVAVTGAEGFIGSHLVEALVQSGVRVRAMVLYNSFNSWGWLDQLSPEVMANVEVVLGDVRDPVSVREFMRGAEVVYHLAALIAIPYSYQAPHSYVQTNVIGTLNVLEAARDLQTPRLVHTSTSEVYGTARSVPIHETHPLQAQSPYSASKVGADKLVESYHLSFGLPVVTLRPFNTYGPRQSARAVIPTIISQIAAHRPVVKIGSLAPTRDFNFVTDTADSFISVGNAAAERVVGRTLNTGTGTEISVGDLALAIADIMGEHVELEQEDQRLRPDASEVMRLVSDSGELRRLTGWQPRFPLRAGLEQTSAWFVDPRNLAHYKPGMYSV is encoded by the coding sequence ATGAGCAGACTCGTCGCAGTCACCGGAGCAGAAGGATTTATCGGGTCTCATCTGGTCGAAGCGCTGGTGCAGAGCGGCGTCAGAGTGCGGGCCATGGTGCTGTACAACTCGTTCAACAGCTGGGGCTGGCTCGATCAACTCTCGCCGGAGGTGATGGCCAACGTCGAGGTGGTGCTGGGCGACGTGCGCGACCCGGTGTCGGTGCGCGAGTTCATGCGCGGCGCGGAGGTGGTGTACCATCTGGCGGCCCTGATCGCCATTCCGTACAGCTATCAGGCTCCTCACTCGTATGTGCAGACCAACGTGATCGGCACGCTGAACGTGCTGGAGGCGGCCCGCGACCTGCAAACCCCCCGGCTGGTGCACACCTCCACCAGCGAGGTCTACGGCACCGCCCGCAGCGTGCCGATTCACGAAACCCACCCGCTTCAGGCGCAGTCGCCCTACTCGGCGTCGAAGGTGGGGGCCGACAAACTGGTCGAGAGCTATCACCTGTCGTTCGGCCTGCCGGTGGTGACGCTGCGCCCCTTCAACACCTACGGCCCCCGCCAGTCGGCCCGCGCCGTCATTCCCACCATCATCTCGCAGATCGCAGCGCATCGCCCGGTGGTCAAGATCGGCTCGCTGGCACCCACCCGCGACTTCAATTTCGTGACCGACACCGCCGATTCATTCATCTCGGTGGGCAACGCTGCCGCCGAGCGCGTGGTGGGCCGCACGCTGAATACCGGCACCGGCACCGAAATCTCGGTGGGCGATCTGGCGCTGGCGATTGCCGACATCATGGGCGAACACGTCGAACTGGAGCAGGAAGACCAGCGGCTGCGCCCCGACGCCTCCGAGGTGATGCGCCTGGTGAGCGACAGCGGCGAGCTGCGCCGTCTGACCGGCTGGCAACCCCGTTTCCCGCTGCGGGCCGGACTGGAGCAGACGAGCGCCTGGTTCGTCGATCCCAGAAATCTGGCGCACTACAAGCCCGGCATGTACTCGGTCTAG
- a CDS encoding endo alpha-1,4 polygalactosaminidase produces MRITAVGLLALSCLMAACNQNGTVPSATPSDATLPSTSAALFEAEQSDLSQDAAVSPQAVVDPTTSRSAQIISDPAASGGQTVKLSLGNPRVSFNVPSSFKAGTYSISVRSRAQTLDGNPTLSLRRSGTELARVRVTSTTYQTLSLGNLGVQPGDRLNVVYINDGSGAAANSTRNVMVDYLNITATTASTPTPAPAPTPTPTPTPTPTPTPTPTPVPAPTPVGGTGIKLPPSGKVSWDWQIGAGSDSAITVPAGVTLLDVDGFDTSATKVAQLKAQGVYTVCYLDVGSYEPGRPDSDQYPAYLKIQQDPDWPAEYFLDVTDVFKPNSVLATILKNRFAMCKSKGFDALEPDNLQNDENVSGGRITTQQQIDFNGWVADAAHAAGLAVFQKNGPDKILLKDRTGQLMVDKFDGILNEQCQEYGECAALAEYPKRGKLALDTEYKSGLTLNCANFASLTVNAIKKNLDLTAGTRTACN; encoded by the coding sequence ATGCGTATAACTGCTGTAGGGCTGCTTGCCCTGTCCTGTCTGATGGCCGCCTGCAACCAGAACGGCACCGTTCCTTCCGCCACTCCTTCCGACGCGACCCTGCCGTCTACCAGCGCCGCCCTGTTCGAGGCCGAGCAGTCCGATCTGTCGCAGGACGCCGCCGTTTCCCCGCAGGCTGTGGTCGATCCGACAACCAGCCGCAGTGCCCAGATCATCAGCGATCCGGCGGCCAGCGGTGGTCAGACGGTCAAACTGTCGCTGGGCAATCCCCGCGTCTCCTTCAATGTTCCCAGCTCCTTCAAGGCCGGCACATACAGCATCAGTGTCCGCAGCCGCGCCCAGACTCTCGACGGCAACCCCACCCTGAGCCTGCGCCGCAGCGGCACCGAGCTTGCCCGCGTCCGGGTCACGTCCACCACCTATCAGACCCTTTCCCTGGGGAACCTCGGCGTGCAGCCGGGCGACCGCCTGAACGTGGTGTACATCAATGACGGCTCCGGAGCCGCTGCCAACAGCACCCGGAACGTGATGGTCGATTATCTGAACATCACCGCCACGACTGCCAGCACGCCGACGCCTGCGCCCGCACCGACACCGACGCCCACGCCGACTCCAACTCCGACACCCACGCCAACTCCGACGCCTGTACCTGCACCCACGCCCGTCGGCGGTACCGGTATCAAGCTGCCGCCGAGCGGGAAGGTGAGCTGGGACTGGCAGATCGGCGCCGGGTCCGACAGCGCCATCACCGTGCCAGCGGGCGTCACCCTGCTCGACGTGGACGGCTTCGATACCTCGGCCACCAAAGTCGCCCAGCTCAAGGCCCAGGGCGTGTACACCGTCTGTTATCTGGATGTCGGCAGCTACGAACCCGGCCGCCCCGATTCCGATCAGTACCCGGCCTACCTCAAGATTCAGCAGGACCCCGACTGGCCCGCCGAATACTTCCTGGACGTCACCGACGTGTTCAAGCCGAATTCGGTGCTGGCGACCATCCTCAAGAACCGCTTTGCGATGTGCAAGAGCAAGGGGTTTGACGCGCTGGAGCCGGACAACCTGCAGAACGACGAGAATGTGAGCGGAGGCAGGATCACCACGCAGCAGCAGATCGACTTTAACGGCTGGGTGGCAGACGCGGCACACGCGGCAGGGCTGGCGGTGTTTCAGAAGAACGGGCCGGACAAGATTCTGCTGAAGGACCGTACAGGCCAGCTGATGGTGGACAAGTTCGACGGCATTCTGAACGAGCAGTGCCAGGAATACGGCGAATGTGCGGCGCTGGCCGAGTACCCCAAGCGCGGCAAACTCGCTCTCGACACCGAGTACAAGTCGGGCCTGACGCTCAACTGCGCCAACTTCGCCAGCCTGACCGTCAATGCCATCAAGAAGAATCTGGACCTGACGGCTGGCACCCGGACCGCCTGTAACTGA
- a CDS encoding homoserine dehydrogenase codes for MTTPLPLKTVTVGLLGCGTVGQDVLTLLQRRRDIFADIGVRVVVAGVLVRDTARARNVPEGTPLTTDPSFLQECGVVIEVMGGTTRPLSLLHPYLKSGRPVITANKALLAECWNDLRDYALAGKLYYEASVMAGTPVIGPMSTVLRASRFESLQAVLNGTCNYILTQMEGGKEYAQALAEAQQLGYAEDPPTLDVGGFDTAHKLAVLARFCADGDFPYSAVQVQGIEDVTLSMVQEAAQAGEKYKLIAELKREGADWKATVSPQRLPATHPICTVGAGRNVLIFQGDECGELFFAGGGAGGMITASAIVGDLLDLMIGFPGHVPLH; via the coding sequence ATGACGACGCCGCTTCCTCTCAAAACCGTGACTGTTGGCCTGCTCGGGTGTGGCACCGTGGGTCAGGACGTGCTGACGCTGCTCCAGCGCCGCCGCGACATCTTTGCCGACATCGGTGTGCGGGTGGTGGTGGCGGGCGTGCTGGTGCGCGACACGGCCCGCGCCAGAAACGTGCCGGAAGGAACGCCCCTCACCACCGATCCCAGCTTCCTGCAGGAATGCGGCGTGGTGATCGAGGTGATGGGCGGCACGACCAGACCGCTGTCGCTGCTGCACCCGTATCTGAAGTCGGGTCGTCCGGTGATTACGGCCAACAAGGCGCTGCTGGCCGAATGCTGGAACGATCTGCGCGATTATGCGCTGGCGGGCAAGCTGTATTACGAGGCGTCGGTGATGGCGGGCACCCCGGTCATCGGCCCGATGAGCACGGTGCTGCGGGCCAGCCGCTTCGAGTCGCTTCAGGCGGTTCTGAACGGCACCTGCAACTACATCCTGACCCAGATGGAAGGTGGCAAAGAATACGCGCAGGCGCTGGCAGAAGCTCAGCAGTTGGGCTACGCCGAAGACCCGCCCACCCTGGATGTCGGTGGTTTCGACACCGCGCACAAACTGGCGGTGCTGGCCCGTTTCTGCGCCGATGGAGATTTCCCGTACAGCGCGGTACAAGTACAGGGCATCGAAGACGTGACGCTGAGCATGGTGCAGGAAGCGGCGCAGGCAGGCGAGAAATACAAGCTGATCGCCGAGCTGAAGCGCGAGGGCGCAGACTGGAAGGCCACTGTTTCACCGCAGCGCCTCCCGGCTACCCATCCGATCTGCACGGTGGGCGCGGGCCGCAACGTCCTGATCTTTCAGGGCGACGAATGCGGCGAACTGTTCTTCGCGGGCGGCGGTGCGGGCGGAATGATCACGGCAAGTGCCATCGTGGGAGATCTGCTCGATCTGATGATCGGATTTCCGGGACATGTGCCGCTGCACTAA
- a CDS encoding polyprenyl synthetase family protein produces the protein MSSPALPLDVFELRLLEVLRSKVEFIELIGEDLASAGGKRLRPSLVYLALRALGRTDEREHDLAVAVELLHSASLLHDDLLDNADTRRGRETAFRRFGNVVSVMSGDYMLSKVLVLLSTMPQSLTRAFGETAAAVCEGEVLQFQVAAYGDYTLENYLNIIRGKTGVLIELAATAPALLVGASAEQFAALHTYGREYGLAFQMQDDLLDLASDEATLGKPIGGDLREGKATLPLLYLLDGPHGSEVREILERRAAEPGDVQRVRALAEAEGAFAATRHEIERRSKLAVSALSVLPATPARDRMAALANLEAERVK, from the coding sequence ATGAGTTCACCCGCGCTGCCTCTCGATGTCTTTGAACTCCGCCTTCTTGAGGTGCTTCGCTCGAAGGTGGAATTTATCGAGCTGATCGGGGAAGACCTGGCCTCGGCGGGCGGGAAGCGGCTGCGGCCGAGCCTGGTCTATCTGGCGCTGCGGGCACTGGGCAGGACCGACGAGCGAGAGCACGATCTGGCGGTGGCGGTCGAACTGCTCCACAGCGCCAGCCTGCTGCACGACGATCTGCTCGACAACGCCGACACCCGGCGCGGGCGCGAGACGGCGTTCCGGCGCTTCGGCAACGTGGTCAGCGTCATGAGCGGCGACTACATGCTCAGCAAGGTGCTGGTGCTGCTCTCGACCATGCCGCAGAGCCTGACGCGGGCCTTCGGTGAGACGGCGGCGGCGGTGTGCGAGGGCGAGGTGCTTCAGTTTCAGGTCGCGGCTTACGGTGATTACACGCTGGAAAATTATCTGAACATCATCCGGGGAAAGACGGGCGTGCTGATCGAACTGGCCGCCACTGCCCCGGCACTGCTGGTAGGCGCCTCTGCCGAACAGTTCGCGGCCCTGCACACCTATGGGCGCGAGTACGGGCTGGCCTTCCAGATGCAGGACGATCTGCTGGATCTGGCGTCGGATGAGGCGACGCTGGGCAAGCCGATAGGCGGCGATCTGCGTGAAGGCAAGGCGACGTTGCCGCTGCTGTACCTGCTGGACGGCCCACACGGCAGCGAGGTACGCGAGATTCTGGAACGCCGCGCTGCCGAACCGGGCGACGTGCAGCGGGTGAGGGCGCTGGCCGAGGCTGAGGGAGCCTTCGCCGCCACCCGCCACGAGATCGAGCGCCGTTCCAAGCTGGCGGTGTCGGCACTGTCTGTGCTGCCCGCCACGCCTGCCCGCGACCGGATGGCAGCCCTGGCGAATCTGGAAGCCGAGCGCGTGAAATAG
- a CDS encoding Glu/Leu/Phe/Val dehydrogenase, translating to MEQLEQALPFTNMSESSLMYFKHPKRSVSLSLPVRMDDGRVRVFKGYRSVHSIALGPSMGGVRLKPGLNTHECEVLAAIMTLKNAVADLPLGGAKGGIDVDPDTLSSAELQRLTRRYTSELVELIGPREDVVAPDVGSDEQIMAWMLDTYNENLGNTVSGVVVGKPLPLGGSYGSKGARGHAAAGVTARVLEDQGQSIQNASVAIFGYGDAGRRCAERVKALGGRVVAVSDTFGGAYDSSGLDLEALNVQRDDTGTVRGFATPLTPEELLGLDVDVLVLAFDYGSINAGNVADVRAHYIVEATNRAVLPEAERALKRQGSVVIPDLIASIGGVIANYLEWVQDASNFFWLEEEILRAIDMRVLASVNAVLDMARSQRIDLRTAAYALALEKLHTASALRGVYP from the coding sequence ATGGAGCAGCTAGAACAGGCGCTGCCGTTTACCAACATGAGCGAGTCGTCGCTGATGTACTTCAAGCACCCCAAGCGGAGTGTGAGCCTGAGCCTGCCGGTCCGGATGGATGATGGACGGGTGCGGGTCTTCAAGGGCTACCGCAGCGTTCACAGCATTGCGCTGGGGCCGAGCATGGGTGGCGTGCGCCTGAAACCGGGACTGAATACCCATGAATGCGAGGTGCTGGCCGCCATCATGACCCTGAAGAACGCGGTGGCCGACCTGCCGCTGGGCGGTGCGAAAGGCGGCATCGACGTGGACCCGGACACCCTGAGCAGCGCCGAACTCCAGCGTCTGACGCGCCGCTACACCAGCGAACTCGTCGAGCTGATCGGGCCGAGGGAAGATGTCGTGGCCCCCGATGTGGGCAGCGACGAGCAGATCATGGCCTGGATGCTCGATACCTACAACGAGAATCTCGGGAATACCGTGAGTGGCGTGGTGGTGGGCAAGCCGCTGCCTCTGGGCGGCAGCTATGGCAGCAAGGGTGCGCGGGGGCACGCGGCGGCAGGGGTCACGGCGCGGGTGCTGGAAGATCAGGGGCAGAGCATTCAGAATGCCTCGGTCGCCATCTTCGGGTACGGCGATGCGGGCAGGCGCTGTGCCGAACGCGTGAAGGCGCTGGGCGGGCGCGTGGTGGCCGTCAGCGATACCTTCGGCGGAGCCTACGACAGCAGCGGCCTCGATCTGGAGGCGCTGAATGTGCAGCGTGACGACACCGGGACCGTGCGGGGATTTGCCACGCCCCTGACGCCCGAAGAACTGCTGGGCCTAGATGTCGATGTGCTCGTGCTCGCCTTCGACTACGGCAGCATCAATGCGGGCAATGTGGCCGACGTGCGGGCGCACTACATCGTGGAGGCCACCAACCGCGCCGTGCTGCCGGAGGCCGAGCGTGCGCTGAAGCGTCAGGGCAGCGTGGTGATTCCCGACCTGATCGCCAGCATCGGCGGCGTGATCGCCAACTATCTGGAATGGGTGCAGGACGCCAGCAATTTCTTCTGGCTCGAAGAAGAGATTCTGCGGGCCATCGACATGCGCGTGCTGGCATCGGTGAATGCGGTGCTGGACATGGCCCGCAGCCAGCGCATCGACCTGCGAACCGCCGCCTATGCACTGGCGCTGGAAAAACTGCATACCGCTTCCGCCCTGCGCGGCGTCTATCCCTGA